Below is a window of Terriglobia bacterium DNA.
TACAGCGGCAGTCGAAACCGCAGTGCTCAGAATGTTCTTACAACGGTTCCAACGGATCTGGAGCGCTCGGGAGATTTCTCACAGAGCCTGGTCCAGGTGGTAGTGATCGACCCGATTACGGGACTGCGAACCACCGCGGTACAGCCTGTTCAGCTCTACCATAATCCAAATGATCCCTCATCGCTTTTCACGAAAGTCGATTCCATCGATCCGGTTGCGCGCGGATTGCTCTCATTCATCCCAAGGCAAAACCTGCCGTGTCCGGTGAACCTCCCGTGTGTGAACAATTATGCCATTCAACGCAGCCTTCCTGGCACCTCTGACCAGATTCAGGGAAGCGTGAGCGGCTTGCGGCTCACTTCCAAGGACAGTCTTGCGGTCAACTATGCCATGCGCCGGGGCAGTTCTTTGAATAGCGCGATCTTTCCCGGCCTGGATTCCACCCGAAGCAATTCTGCTCAGAATATAGGCATTTCCGGCACGCACATGTGGAAAGCACGCCTCATGTCGAACTGGCGGATCACGCTGAACCGTACCCGCACGGAAGGCACCAATGCTTTTGCCTACACTCAGGACGTGGAAGGTGCGCTCGGAATCACCGGTGTTTCCCGGGAGCCCATCAACTATGGGCCTCCTGCGATCAACCTCACCAACTATGGTGATCTGTCACTGGCCGCGCCTTCTCTCAACCGCAATCAGACGTTTACGGTTTCCAGCGGTCTCAACAGGATGGGATCCAAGCACAGCATTCAGATAGGCGGAGATATCAGCTGGCTCCAGCGCAATACGCACAGCGACAGCAATGCCCGCGGTACATTCACGTTCAACGGCTATGCCACTGCGGGCCTTGACTCCCATGGGCGCCAGATTGCCGGGACCGGTAACGACTTCGCTGATTTTCTGCTCGGGTTGCCGTATTCCACATCGCGGCGTTATGCCGATCCCATCACGAATCCCTGGGGTAACGCCACCTATCTCAGAAACCGCACCTTCAGTCTTTATATCCAGGACAACTGGAGGGCGCGCTCCAATCTGACGCTGAATCTGGGCTTGCGCTACGAGTACAACGGGCCTTCGTTTGAGAAATACAATCGTCTTGTCAGCCTGGATGCGGCTCCGGGTTTCACCTCCGTAGCGCAAGTATTTCCCGACCAGACCGGACCTCTGAGCGGCCAGTTTTTCTCCAGGTCACTTGTGAATCCGGACAGGCTCAACTTCGGCCCCCGCATCGGTATTGCCTGGAGGCCGACCGCGAGGTCCAGATTCGTGATCCGGACCGGCTACGGGCTGTTCAATGACAGTTCCGCTTATTCGTCTGTCGTCGGCCAGCTTGTGAATCAGCCGCCGTTTGCCGTCACTCAAAACCTGCCCACCAGCCCATCGAATCCATTAACACTGCAAAACGGGTTCCCGACCAATCCCAGCATAACCATTCTCAACACATACGCGATCGACCCGAACTACAGGCCGGCCTATGTGCAGCAATGGAACTTCGATGTCCAGACCCAGATCTCGCGGCTCTATGTGTTAACCGTAACCTATATGGGCTCCAAGGGGACGGGCCTCGGTATCATGCGGGCTCCCAATCGCACCGGCAACGCCGGCAACTTCACCTTCCAGACCAACGGCGGCAGTTCGATTCTGCATGCGGTCAACTTCCAACTGGTTCGCCGCTTTTCCCATGGCTTTAATGTTCAGAACCAATACACGCTGTCCAAGAGTGTCGATGATGTCCCCTCCGGGGTGGCGCAGAATGACGCCGACCTGGCTGCGGAGCGTGCTCTGAGCAGTCAGGATCAGCGGCACAACTTCCAAACCACCTTCAGCTATGAGCTCCCTATGGGCCAGAACCGGAGGTTTTTTGCGAGCGCCTCGCCCAAAGTGCTCAATTTCATCGCCGGCTGGAACATCAACGGCACCTTTACGCTTGGCAGCGGATCGCCTATGACTGCGCGTTATACCGGCAGTGGCGGCAGTTCCAGCTCGGCGCTCTACAATTCATTGCGTGCAGACGCCACGGAAATTTCGCCTCTCATTCCCTGGGGTGACCGCACGCTCCTGGCTTTTTTTAATACCGCGGCCTTCGCCATTCCCTCGGGTTCCTATGGAAATGCCGGACGCAATACCATCACGGGTCCAGGAACCAACATGCTGAACCTTTCGATCCACAAAAACTTCCGCCTCGACGAGAACAACCGCAGGATTGATTTCAGCTGGCAGGTTCAGAATCTCCTCAATCATCCCAATTGGGCAGGCGTGAGCACAACCATCAATGCGCTTAACTTCGGGCAAGTGACCGGTATCCGCCCGATGAGGTCGATGACTATGAATCTAAGGATCAACTTCTAGAGGCGCGAACCATGTCCAATATCCGCCGGATGAGTGAACATAGAGTTAAATTAGGCCGACTGCCGCTTCTTTGTCTGGGATGCCTGCTTGGTACTATGGTGGTTCTGGCGTTTTCCCAAGCGCCGCAGCAACCCGTACAACCCGTCCGCACCCAGAGGCCGACTTTTCAAGTTGAATCCGACCTGGTGGTGGTCGACGTGACCGTCCGCGATCGGAAAGGGAACTTGCTTGGCGACCTCACGAAGAGCGATTTCAAGGTCTACGAAGACAATGTGCCCCAGGAGATCGTCACCTTTTCCGCAGAGAATGTGCCGGTCGGCCCCCAGCCGGCGGTGGTCGCGGCTCCCGGATCCCCAGAGACGACGAAACCGCCTGCTCCGGTCGTCAACCTTGCGCTCAACCCTGACCAACCGCCGAAAAAGGAGGATCTGGAAGGCAAGAGGCTGGTCATATTATTCTTCGACCTGAGCTCGTTGGGAACGGAGGATCTAATCCGCTCGGTGGATACGGCGCATGAGTTCATTGCCAAACAATCCGGCCCTCAGGATCTCATGGCGATCGCCACTTACAGCAGCGCATTGCAGCTTGTCCAGGATTTCACGAACGACCGCGATGTCTTGCTTAAAACTCTCGATGCGATCTCATCGCCCGATTCGGGAGATGCGGCGGTGGAAGATCTGAGTGACCCTGATACTTCCGACGATGTTTTTGTGCCCGACACCATGCAATTCAATATTTTCAATACCGACCGGCGGCTGTCCGCCCTGGAAACGCTGGCGAAAATGTACCGTGAGTTTCCCGAGCGCAAATCGCTGCTCTATTTCTCGAGCGGCGTAACGACCACCGGTGTCGAGAACAATGCTCAGATCCGATCCACCGTGGACAATGCCAATCGTTCGAACATGTCCATCTACACTGTGGATAGCCGGGGGCTGGTTGCTCTGCCGCCCGGCGGAGGAGCGTCCGCGAGAAGCGCGGGCGGCAGGGGTATGTTCAGCGGCGCCGCCATGATGCGCCAGAGATCGAATCTCTCCAGTTCTCAGGAGACGCTGACGACACTGGCGCACGACACGGGCGGCCAGGCTTTTACCGACTCGAACGACCTGAGCCTGGCCATCAAGCAGGTGCAAAACGACACGCATATTTACTACGTGGTGGGCTACTTCAGCACGAACGCGAAGGAGGATGGCAAATACCGCAAGATTCGAGTCGAAGTGACCCGACCCGACCTGAGGGTAGAGCACAGGCCGGGATATTTTGCATCGAAGGCCTTCGGCCAGCTCACCCAGCAGGAACGCGATCTGCAGCTTCAGCAGGCGATGAATGTGGACCGCCCCTTTGCGGATGTGCCGGTGATTCTGCAGGCCGATTATTTCCGGAAGGACAACAGTACCACCCTCGTGCCGATCTCGATCGAGCTCGACGGCGATGGCCTGAAATTTGAAGACAAGGGCGCCAACAAGGAGGGCAAATTCGAATTTGTAGCGCAGGTTGCAGATCTCAAGGGAAGAGTCACCGGAGTGGCGCGGGATGCAGTTCAGGTGCGGCTCCCCGCGGAGAAGGCCGAAAGGATCAAGTCCGGAGGGATTTTCTATTCGACCGGGTTTCAGCTCCGTCCCGGCGACTATAGGCTCAAGTTCCTGGTGCGCGACAATGGTACCGGGAAACTGGGAGGCTTCGAACAGCCGATCAGCGTGCCGACGCTGGATCTCAAGAAGCTTGATACCAGCTCTATTGTGTTGGGCAGCCAGCTCATGAGTGCCAGGGGAGACGCCGGTTCGGGTGTTGCGCATCAGGGCATGATGCGGAGATTCCAGGAGCTTGGCATCGCGTACGATCCCCTTGTGATTGGCAACCGGAAGGTCGTGCCGAGCATCGGCAACGTCTTCCTTAATCGGCAAACCGTATACATCTTCTTCCAGGTGTATGGCGCGGCGGCGGACCCACAGTCCCAGAAGCCTTCCATCGAGACCTACTTGATGCTCCTCAAGGACAACACCAAAATCCTGGAGTCGCAGCCCGAACTGGTGCAGGACTGGACGAAGGAAACGGCGTTTACGGGATTTGGCGGCAGGGGAGGCGCGGGATTCGGGGGACCCGGAGGCATGAGGGGCATGGGCCGCGGTGACAGGGGAGGCCAGGCAGCCGGGGCCAGGGGAGGCCAGGCAGCCGGGGCCAGGGGAGCACTGCCAACCGAGGACAGAAAAGGAGAGGCAACCGTCGCGATATCCCTGCCGTTGAAGAGTCTCAAGAAAGGCACCTACACTCTTCAGATCCACGTGCGGGATACGATCGCCGACGTAAACCTCTTCCGGCGTGTTCCTATCGTGATCCAGTAGTGGATTGGACCGGCTTCCTGTCTTGTGCTGTATCTGGCCAGCTTGTACGGCAACCGGCAGGCTTCAGGAAACCCGCCTGCCGGATTTCTTTTTTGCACGGGGCATCGATCACTGATGCGGGGCGTGATACCAACCGAGCACCGCGAGGTGCGTCCGATCGTCAGCGTAGCCTAGGACAACCTCAACCGGCAGAGCTTGGGCATTTCCACTGCTGCCGGCCTGGATGACCAGGCGTGCAACCGGAATCCGACCGTAACGATCGGGCTTGACACCGGGCCCTCCGTCCTTCAGCGTTACGCCCGGCACGTCCACGTATTGTTGTCCCTGCGGGTTAAGGAGATCGGCTGCCAGTCTCCTGCCGTCAGCATTCTCCAGCCGGATTCGGTATATGCGGTTGTCCAGGAGAGCGTATCCGCGCTCAACTGCCAGATCCCGGAACGATAGCCGGTAATTCGAGCCGTCTTGCGCCAGAGCAAATCCCTCGAGAGGCGTAATCCTGTCAAACCAGTATCGGCCGATCGCGTCGCGACGTTTCTTGAGCACGTCGGCGATGTACCGGGTGACTTCAGGGCGCGTGTATTCCCCGGCCTCAGCCAGGCGTCGAATCGTATCATCGGTGAACGCGGTAACGATCTTGGCCCCCCAGTAGGCGTCGGAGTCGTCCATCCGCTCAAAGGAAAGATTCGGATAGTTGGGCTTCCATGCGGCCGGATCGAAGAGTTCTGCCTGGAAATAGCCGACCTCCGGATAAGGAATCTCGCCGCGCACGTCCCAGGGCCTCCGCCAGGTGCCGAGTGTGACAAAAGATTTGCCGATTGCAGACCCGTCAAAGATGTACTCGTGCCCCACCCGGTAGGGGCCGTTGATGAAGTCGCCGCTGCCCATGGTCGAGCCGAAATCGAGCAGGTAGTGACGGACGTACCCGCGCCCATCCTGGCCGGCGATGAACACATCGAGAGCGTTCTTGTCGCCTACGTCGACATGATTGATCCAGGAGGCAATTACCCGCAGCCCGCGCAACTCACGCCGCAGCTCATGAGGTATCAAATCGTTCGGATCATCTTTTCTCCGCCCCGTATAGACGAAGCGACCGACAGCCGGGCCGGAAAGATAGAGACTGGCCAGGCCGCGGTACCTGCCATCGGGCATTGGCTTGAGTTTTTGAATGAGTGACTCAAATACCTGGGGTGTCAGAGGCTGCTTTTTGCCGAGCGCATCGGTATATTTCGCCTTCTCGCCCAACCGCAGATCCTCGCGACGGAAATAAACGATGCTGTTGTGCGGGACGTTGTAACCGGCCGCGTGCATGATTAGAGTGCAGATGCGCTCGGCAGCCGAGTTGCGTTCGAGTGCGGCCGGCAGGTCGAATTTCAGGACGTACGTGCGACCTGCACCGTCGGCCACGTCGATCTTTGGCGTGTAGCCCTCATCGCCGATTTTTGTGACCGTCCAGGTTCCGGGCTTTGGGGTCTCACCCTCGAGCCCGGCTTCTATTTCCGTGAATGACAGTGATCTCAGTCCCATCCGATTGGCGAACCAGCTGGAACCGGGGACTTCGTCCCAGGCATTTACATTCAGAGCCCCGGGATCGGCGGCACGAGAAGCCTGGTATTCCGGGCTTAAATGACGCAGCCAGGTGTTGTATAGGATGGCATGGATCTCCGAAACCTGGCGTTCCCTGGGCTTGCTGATGGCGGATTGATCATGGTCGGTCTGTAGCGGCGGGCGCAGTCTCAGTTTCGAACCGGCCGAAACGGCCGCAGGCAACAAAGCCGCCAGAGCCCAGACCAACACCCTGCGCACCTTCATCGCTTGTAGGCTCCGTAGCGAATCGGGCCCCACAGCGGTGGTCGCACCCGATCGCCGAAAGAAACGTGGAACTGAAAGCCTTCGCTGCTGTGGCCAAACTCGACGCGCACTACCGTGCCTTTATCAACCCCTGCACGGTAGCGAAATGCGAGGCCGTAATTCCGGTGCCAGTTCAGCCAGGTCAGATCGGAGGTTTGGTCGAAAATCTGGCCTTCATCGAAGAAAGGAATTGCCTGGAGATTAGGATGCAGACGGTAGCGGTACTCCAGGGAAAGCAGGAAGAGGTTGGTGCCGTAAAAGCGATCCAGTCGAAAGCCGCGCAAGGTCGATGAGCCGCCGATATGCGGCAAGAGATAAAATGGGATCGGATCGCTGTTGGCGCTTCTGCGAGTGAACTCGAGGTTGGCCTGACCGACAAGTGCGCTGCGCTCCGAAGCCAGGGGCAGCCGCCCCTCCATCTGGATTTCATAGCTGTAATATTTGAGGAGGTTGCTCCTTCCAAGCCCCTTCTGGTAGGAGGCGCCCAGATGAAGAGAGCCTCCGAGCTGATACTCTCTGCGGAGGGCATTCAAGGCTAGATACGTGCCCACGCTTTGCAGCCTGGTCTGGGTACCGAAGCCGGGAAGATTCGGGAAGTACACGTCGGGTGATGAAAATGCCGGATTTGTTCCCGGGAGTGCCGTCAGCCAGGCCCACTTGTATTCGGTGCCGGCCTGCACCCATCGAACCGGAACAACTTCGTATCGCACACCGGTCCAGGTCTGGCGCAGGGCAAAGTTGGTGCGCTGGCCCTCCAGCGAGCTGTGCCCCAGCCCGTAGAAATTCTCTTGTGGCCGCCATTGGTATGAACCCTCGAGATACAGCTTGCTCGGCCCCAGAACCTCCGCCACGGACAGATCGAACTCTTCGTAGTTCGTGGTCGTGATGTTCAGATCCATGCGGAACTGGCTCTTCTTCTCTGCCCCAGCCAAGTATGTGAGCCCGCCTCCGAAGCCGGTTCCTTCTCCCGTTCCTCCGAACACAGGCAGGATCCCGCGCCTGCGCAACGCGTCGAGATATATTTGCCAGCGCTCCCGCAGGCGGTGCTTTTCCACACTGATGAGGCCGCGTTCCATTCCGGAGGAAATAAGGTGATGAGGATAGGAGATTATGTGGAGGGGCAACAGCCAACCGGGCTGCGCAGCTTTCTTGACCTCTTCCTGTGTGACGATTCTCTCGTCCTGTCCCGGCAGACTCTGAGCGCATGCCAGCGCCAGAAGCCAGGTCACGAAGATCGGAAGAATTTTGCGTCGGCCCTTCATCATGCAACCACCGAGGACCAGCCTGGGTGCAACCGTATTTGGCCAGACGTACGACAGTGCGAACATGAAAACCAGGGTGCAATTCCTTTCTTGCTGCACATACATTTCACGCCCCCGGAAAAAATCCGGCGGACGTGCTCTCAAACGCAGGCGTAAAGCCCATGGGAGAAAGATGTCGTTTGCGGCAATATACCTCAAAACACGACCCACTTCATCAGAAATGAGATCGCAATCCAGGGGGCGCTTCAGGAAACGGTGAAACACACGAAACACAGGAATGATGGTCTCGTGTGCTCCGGCTATTTCGTGGTCGAAACCCTGATTGAATTTCGGGCGGGAGAAGGCTTATCATCATGACGAGCACCAGCGGAAAAGCCGACAGAGGCACTGTGCGTCGGTCTGGTTGCACGGAGGTGCCATGAAAAAAGCATGCGCTATTCTTGTGAGCCTCCTCCTTGCCAGCACGGCTTTTGCTGGTTTCAGAGTCAAGTTGGTAAAGCCGAAAAAGCCCGAACAATTTCAGACTCGCCTGACGGTCGGCGAAGTCACTTATGCCGCTGACCTGGTCATCGACGGGAAGGAACAGAAGAGCTACTTCTATAAGGAGTTGATACCGGCTCACGTCGTCGCCCTTCGTCTTGCCATCTTCAACCGGGAACACCGTGAGGTGATGCTGCCGCTGGAACGATTGCAGCTGGTGGATCCTTCGGGTCGAGAGGTTGCATTGGTGGCGCCGGACGCGGTAGCGCAAGCGGTTCTCAAAGGTCTGGTGGTCACGGCGGAAGCCCGGGATCAGAGTCCGGTGGGAGTTGCCCCGAGGCTTGATCCCCGGATCGATCCGAATGATCCACGTAACGATCCGAACGATCCCAGATATCGGCGCTATCCTCCTGTCGACCCCCGTACGGACCCTCGGAACACCGACCCTCGCTACGATCCGAACGACCCCCGATACCGGCGTTATCCCAATGGGACCTATGGGCCGTATATCCGCTCGGGAGT
It encodes the following:
- a CDS encoding TonB-dependent receptor, translated to MNASTFWRGLLLSSLLLAVFAYAQEPILIAGKVIDAKGVPIPAATVRLLVGDQVQTETLTDIDGSFAFQGLAAGIYKLGIEMSGFLKVDKDAVDTTMEASRNLTISLQSTPPPPRPLRPAAARTAAVQNPTGQPAENTAAFQTVQTTDLPGMQLFQQDTAQTAAEAATIPRQDSLLLINGNSASLDAGNLADPGFRQQMMDSARMMGFQLDMFAGDGRQGGPGGRGGDAAGFGGAGGGGAGGRGGGRGGGPGGGGGGFRMAGPGGRGAIFQQPKIQGNVSETFSNSALNARAYSLTGQTLTKPVQIGNNYNITLGGVFPFIKPRTTAATGGRGGGGGGGRGGGGRGGLGGQPGWTFTYSGSRNRSAQNVLTTVPTDLERSGDFSQSLVQVVVIDPITGLRTTAVQPVQLYHNPNDPSSLFTKVDSIDPVARGLLSFIPRQNLPCPVNLPCVNNYAIQRSLPGTSDQIQGSVSGLRLTSKDSLAVNYAMRRGSSLNSAIFPGLDSTRSNSAQNIGISGTHMWKARLMSNWRITLNRTRTEGTNAFAYTQDVEGALGITGVSREPINYGPPAINLTNYGDLSLAAPSLNRNQTFTVSSGLNRMGSKHSIQIGGDISWLQRNTHSDSNARGTFTFNGYATAGLDSHGRQIAGTGNDFADFLLGLPYSTSRRYADPITNPWGNATYLRNRTFSLYIQDNWRARSNLTLNLGLRYEYNGPSFEKYNRLVSLDAAPGFTSVAQVFPDQTGPLSGQFFSRSLVNPDRLNFGPRIGIAWRPTARSRFVIRTGYGLFNDSSAYSSVVGQLVNQPPFAVTQNLPTSPSNPLTLQNGFPTNPSITILNTYAIDPNYRPAYVQQWNFDVQTQISRLYVLTVTYMGSKGTGLGIMRAPNRTGNAGNFTFQTNGGSSILHAVNFQLVRRFSHGFNVQNQYTLSKSVDDVPSGVAQNDADLAAERALSSQDQRHNFQTTFSYELPMGQNRRFFASASPKVLNFIAGWNINGTFTLGSGSPMTARYTGSGGSSSSALYNSLRADATEISPLIPWGDRTLLAFFNTAAFAIPSGSYGNAGRNTITGPGTNMLNLSIHKNFRLDENNRRIDFSWQVQNLLNHPNWAGVSTTINALNFGQVTGIRPMRSMTMNLRINF
- a CDS encoding VWA domain-containing protein, whose protein sequence is MVVLAFSQAPQQPVQPVRTQRPTFQVESDLVVVDVTVRDRKGNLLGDLTKSDFKVYEDNVPQEIVTFSAENVPVGPQPAVVAAPGSPETTKPPAPVVNLALNPDQPPKKEDLEGKRLVILFFDLSSLGTEDLIRSVDTAHEFIAKQSGPQDLMAIATYSSALQLVQDFTNDRDVLLKTLDAISSPDSGDAAVEDLSDPDTSDDVFVPDTMQFNIFNTDRRLSALETLAKMYREFPERKSLLYFSSGVTTTGVENNAQIRSTVDNANRSNMSIYTVDSRGLVALPPGGGASARSAGGRGMFSGAAMMRQRSNLSSSQETLTTLAHDTGGQAFTDSNDLSLAIKQVQNDTHIYYVVGYFSTNAKEDGKYRKIRVEVTRPDLRVEHRPGYFASKAFGQLTQQERDLQLQQAMNVDRPFADVPVILQADYFRKDNSTTLVPISIELDGDGLKFEDKGANKEGKFEFVAQVADLKGRVTGVARDAVQVRLPAEKAERIKSGGIFYSTGFQLRPGDYRLKFLVRDNGTGKLGGFEQPISVPTLDLKKLDTSSIVLGSQLMSARGDAGSGVAHQGMMRRFQELGIAYDPLVIGNRKVVPSIGNVFLNRQTVYIFFQVYGAAADPQSQKPSIETYLMLLKDNTKILESQPELVQDWTKETAFTGFGGRGGAGFGGPGGMRGMGRGDRGGQAAGARGGQAAGARGALPTEDRKGEATVAISLPLKSLKKGTYTLQIHVRDTIADVNLFRRVPIVIQ
- a CDS encoding BamA/TamA family outer membrane protein, which encodes MMKGRRKILPIFVTWLLALACAQSLPGQDERIVTQEEVKKAAQPGWLLPLHIISYPHHLISSGMERGLISVEKHRLRERWQIYLDALRRRGILPVFGGTGEGTGFGGGLTYLAGAEKKSQFRMDLNITTTNYEEFDLSVAEVLGPSKLYLEGSYQWRPQENFYGLGHSSLEGQRTNFALRQTWTGVRYEVVPVRWVQAGTEYKWAWLTALPGTNPAFSSPDVYFPNLPGFGTQTRLQSVGTYLALNALRREYQLGGSLHLGASYQKGLGRSNLLKYYSYEIQMEGRLPLASERSALVGQANLEFTRRSANSDPIPFYLLPHIGGSSTLRGFRLDRFYGTNLFLLSLEYRYRLHPNLQAIPFFDEGQIFDQTSDLTWLNWHRNYGLAFRYRAGVDKGTVVRVEFGHSSEGFQFHVSFGDRVRPPLWGPIRYGAYKR